A stretch of DNA from Dehalococcoidales bacterium:
CTATGACGCCCACGTTTTCTATGGTAGGCGTCAACTTCAGAGTCCCGGTGGTCGTGCCGTTACTGGCGGCAAACACCTGACCCGGGAGCAGTCCGGCCAACAGAATAACGACTACAAGGCAGATGCCTGAAAAATAAACCGATTTTTTAGTATTCATAATAACACCTGGAGAATATCGGGACACTATTTATAACGGTTTCCGGGGGATTTTGATATCGATTATTGAATGTTATTTTTGTTACCGATATTACCATTATACAATTATATGCATCAATTGTTAAACAATAGTTCAGAATAACAATATTCCAGCCTTGCTGAAAGAGGCGTAACTTTATTGAGTAAAAGAGGAGGTCAAGTAGCACGGGCTGCTGTCAGATTATACTCTGTAAGTGATGAGAAGGCAAATGGATGTAAGCCGGAAAAAGTATCATTTTTACAGATGGGCGGCGGCAAATCAGAGTGTTACTATCCCAGGTGCTTGTAGAGAAAGGAGCCGGCGGTTTCAAAAGCGGATAGCGGCGTCACGCGGGAGAAGAGACGCATCATCCTGTATCTCAGGCCGTTTTCAGAGGCGGCGGAGATTCCCTGTACCTTGGGATAATAATAATACGGAAGGTTTATCTCCGCCGCCCTCCACCGGGTCTTAAAGGTGCGGAGACCTTCTTCCTCCGGGGAGCAGCGGCCGAAGTCGAAATACCGGTAGTTCTGGGCGCAAGCCGTCTTTATAGCTTCCCAGGTCACCATGTGGTTGGGGCGTTTTTGCAGGTATTCCTCGTCTGAGGCATTGTATTTATAATAGACCGTATTTTTATAATTGAGGAAAACGACCCCGGCGATAATTTTCCCTTCCGATTCGGCCAGGCCGGTGAAGCCGAGGTTCTTGGAAATCAAATTCCGGTAGATGGCCTTAAAGAAAGACCGCGGCTGAGGCAGCACCCCGAGTTTCTTGCGGGTGATAAGGTGCAGCCGGTAAAAGAGGTCCAGGTCAGCCTCATCATGAGACATGCGGACTGCCACCCCGCGCTTTTCCGCCTGGCGGATGCCCCGCCGGACGCTGTCATGGAATCTTTCATTCAGTTTAGCGGCATCAGGCTCCAGGCTGAGCAGGTATAAGAGATGGTAATCACGACTCTGCAAGCCCAGCCGGGACGGTGAGCTGCCTTCCGGCCAGCCCCTGATTTCCAGGTAAGCGCCGGACATTCCCTCCAGCTCTTCCTTGGCATGGTTAAAAAGCACGGTTATTTCAGGTTCGCTGCCGAGCGGACTGCAAAAATCAGAGAAGGGCAGGGACACCAGCCGGTTGCCCGTGAACAGGCTTTTTATCTGGAAAAAGGGTATGGCGGCGCAAATCCGACCGTTATCATCTTCGATAACATAGTATTTGGATGAATACCCATAGGCTTCGCCGATGACACGCGCCCAGGCCGAGGTATGAAAAACGGCGCTGTCTTTTTGTCCGGCGACGAATTCATCCCAGCGGGTATCGGTGGTCGGGTCAATAGTGCTGATTTTCACTTTATTCCTTTTAAGCCGGCATACTTATCCGGTCATTTCTTCCAGCTGCCTGCGACAATTTACGATGGTTCTGCGCCCAGTTTTCACGGATGCGCAGCGCGAAATCTATTAATGTCATGGCGTCAATATCGCCGGTTACCGTTAGCGCGCTCTGGTGCCGGTCAGGCCAGCGCCAGTACCTGAGCAATGTCGCCCCGGAACGCTCCAGCTGTTCGGCCAGCGGCTTTTCATCGGCCGGGGTAAACTGCTCCAGGCTGTTTAAATATAAACTGTAGTTGCCCGGTTCGTCGCTCTTTTCCAGGGCATAGCCTTCATTCTTTAAAAAGCTGACGGCGGCCGGCGCGGCATTAAGCCCGATACCCAGCATCGGGCGGGCCGGGCTGGTCACGATAAAGTCCCGGGACTTAATATTCTGGTAGCCGTCCCACCATTCCCCGGCCGGCGCGCTTATGTTTCCCTGCCTTAATAATATCATAGCCCGGTCAGAACAAGCTGCCTTGACACGGTAGCGGCCGCGTTCAACTTCTTCAACTTCAAATTTAAAGGCGCTCCGCTCCCGCCACCAGGCGGCGATTTCCTTTAAAGTGGTCACCCAGACCGGCGGGTCATACCGCCTGGCCTGCTTTATGGTATCCTGGAGCGCCTTTTCACAGAGGGCAATCCGTTCCGGGTGGAGCTGAAGCGTGAATAATTCTCCGCGGTCATAGGTCTTTTGCAGAATGTTCCGCCAGACGGCGCTGATGCCGTCGCCACCGGTAATACCCAGCCTCTCAACCATGGCTTCATCATCCGGGATGGAAACCGGTATCTCGATAAGGCCGTCCTGAAAGCGCGGCACCACCTGGCAATCCTCCGCCTTCAGGGCGTCATAGAATGCTAAAAGGCGGCGGTATTCGCTCCATGCCATCTCCGGGTAAGCAGCGCTGTCCAGCACGTCCCAGTGGACGCTGTGGCTGCTGTCATAAGGGAAGCCCAGGCTGTCCAGCACGCGCAGCGTCTCACCGTTAATGCGCAGGAAGGGCGCCCGGAAGCCGGTAAACGGAATGCCGCAGCTTTTGAAAATATCTATGGCGTTATTAAAATGGCGGGACTGTTCCTCCGCCGGTATCACCCCGTAATCGATATGGACATTGCCGTGGACGGCGAACTCGACCCCCTGCCGGCTGAGCTCGCGGATAACTTTGGGGTGCCTTTTCAAGGTGACCGCCGTGATGGCGAAGGTAGGCACGCAGTCCAGGCTGCCGGTTACCTGGCCGAACTTCCTCAGTAT
This window harbors:
- a CDS encoding GNAT family N-acetyltransferase; translated protein: MKISTIDPTTDTRWDEFVAGQKDSAVFHTSAWARVIGEAYGYSSKYYVIEDDNGRICAAIPFFQIKSLFTGNRLVSLPFSDFCSPLGSEPEITVLFNHAKEELEGMSGAYLEIRGWPEGSSPSRLGLQSRDYHLLYLLSLEPDAAKLNERFHDSVRRGIRQAEKRGVAVRMSHDEADLDLFYRLHLITRKKLGVLPQPRSFFKAIYRNLISKNLGFTGLAESEGKIIAGVVFLNYKNTVYYKYNASDEEYLQKRPNHMVTWEAIKTACAQNYRYFDFGRCSPEEEGLRTFKTRWRAAEINLPYYYYPKVQGISAASENGLRYRMMRLFSRVTPLSAFETAGSFLYKHLG
- a CDS encoding polysaccharide deacetylase family protein, translating into MDKINFLSKSRGIKNLSLRIVSVLRRFGPGAGRFEKILRKFGQVTGSLDCVPTFAITAVTLKRHPKVIRELSRQGVEFAVHGNVHIDYGVIPAEEQSRHFNNAIDIFKSCGIPFTGFRAPFLRINGETLRVLDSLGFPYDSSHSVHWDVLDSAAYPEMAWSEYRRLLAFYDALKAEDCQVVPRFQDGLIEIPVSIPDDEAMVERLGITGGDGISAVWRNILQKTYDRGELFTLQLHPERIALCEKALQDTIKQARRYDPPVWVTTLKEIAAWWRERSAFKFEVEEVERGRYRVKAACSDRAMILLRQGNISAPAGEWWDGYQNIKSRDFIVTSPARPMLGIGLNAAPAAVSFLKNEGYALEKSDEPGNYSLYLNSLEQFTPADEKPLAEQLERSGATLLRYWRWPDRHQSALTVTGDIDAMTLIDFALRIRENWAQNHRKLSQAAGRNDRISMPA